One Oceanicoccus sagamiensis genomic region harbors:
- a CDS encoding sulfatase-like hydrolase/transferase: MPTGIIILHRQLVALVRLILGMAGYRLWQPFAAMTTMARLALLALILASCGSATPPPNILLILVDDLGVNDIGISNNNPMARTPNIDHFANEGVRFTRHYTDTVCSPSRAALLTGLFPARLGYRPLPRGISPDVVTMADALRERGYSTYHIGKWHLGDTQLAEARPNHQGFDRYFGFLSQWLLSGTKANGKLVPSPGTYFNPWLMSSENPEGQRYQGHLSDILVARTISTIEASKDKRPWFINYWTYLPHFPIEPAPRFAARRQDNPQGHYYAMTDHLDSNIGKVLNALEKSGQSENTIVVITSDNGGTNMQVDNNAPFVGRKMQYREGALRTPLMIRWPGTFPAGKEVDQVVSLMDIFPTLAAAVGAEVPAGIDGRDIRPAVYDQPLPEQPLYWGVASKGFHFFSVLSADGRWRLDQSAPAYEEPAKLYDLQAEPSGASNVFDRNPEVAATLNRDYWQWHRKVRRIETHYKIDQKGNAQLTGNNFLRSPGWQAFTFAIAVELEEQARSLQLPIADQSGLWQLTYHADTGFTAQIGQYQLNSGQAIDQGCHSVVVSGQFKTYRSAKAAGGKLRLYVNGVEVDSTPLTTPPELSNNLSVPTYLGYPPSAEKRFPGNLGRPVIVSVDINKDPAFDAKTLDQEVCSR, from the coding sequence ATGCCAACTGGAATCATCATTTTACATCGCCAGCTAGTAGCACTAGTCAGGCTGATTTTAGGCATGGCCGGTTACAGGCTTTGGCAGCCATTCGCAGCAATGACGACGATGGCACGCCTTGCATTACTGGCATTGATACTGGCTAGTTGCGGCTCAGCCACCCCACCCCCCAATATATTATTGATTCTGGTTGATGACCTCGGCGTTAACGATATTGGTATTTCCAATAACAACCCGATGGCACGTACGCCCAATATTGATCATTTTGCCAACGAGGGTGTGCGCTTTACTCGTCATTACACCGATACGGTGTGCTCACCTTCTCGTGCAGCTTTACTAACGGGCTTATTTCCTGCGCGGCTTGGTTATCGTCCGCTCCCCAGAGGTATTTCTCCAGACGTGGTTACAATGGCCGACGCTTTACGTGAGCGTGGCTATAGCACTTATCATATTGGTAAATGGCATCTTGGCGATACGCAATTAGCCGAAGCGCGGCCTAATCATCAGGGCTTTGACCGCTACTTTGGTTTTTTAAGCCAATGGCTGCTGTCCGGCACAAAGGCCAATGGCAAGTTAGTCCCCAGCCCTGGCACCTATTTTAATCCATGGCTGATGAGCAGTGAAAATCCCGAAGGGCAGCGTTATCAGGGACATTTGTCAGATATTTTAGTGGCGCGTACGATTTCCACCATCGAGGCATCCAAGGACAAGCGCCCCTGGTTTATTAATTATTGGACTTACCTGCCTCATTTTCCCATCGAGCCAGCACCTCGTTTTGCCGCTCGCCGTCAGGACAATCCTCAAGGCCACTACTATGCTATGACGGACCATTTGGACAGCAATATCGGCAAGGTGCTTAATGCTTTGGAAAAGTCAGGGCAAAGTGAAAACACGATTGTCGTGATTACCAGTGACAATGGTGGCACCAATATGCAGGTCGATAATAATGCCCCCTTTGTCGGTAGAAAAATGCAGTATCGAGAGGGGGCCCTGCGCACGCCATTGATGATTCGCTGGCCGGGGACATTTCCAGCGGGTAAAGAAGTTGATCAAGTGGTTAGCCTGATGGATATATTTCCTACACTCGCTGCGGCGGTAGGGGCTGAAGTACCTGCGGGTATTGATGGCCGCGATATTCGTCCAGCCGTTTACGACCAACCACTTCCCGAGCAACCACTTTATTGGGGAGTAGCCAGCAAGGGCTTCCACTTCTTCAGCGTTCTTTCCGCCGATGGCCGCTGGCGATTGGATCAATCTGCGCCTGCTTATGAAGAACCTGCAAAATTGTATGATTTGCAGGCAGAGCCCAGTGGTGCCAGCAATGTTTTTGATCGCAACCCTGAAGTTGCTGCGACACTAAATCGTGATTATTGGCAGTGGCACCGAAAAGTAAGGCGTATTGAAACGCATTATAAAATCGACCAGAAAGGCAATGCACAACTGACCGGGAATAATTTTTTAAGATCGCCGGGCTGGCAGGCTTTTACATTTGCTATTGCTGTTGAGCTGGAAGAGCAGGCGCGGTCGTTGCAACTCCCCATTGCCGACCAGTCTGGGCTTTGGCAGTTAACTTACCATGCAGATACCGGCTTTACTGCCCAAATAGGCCAATACCAACTCAATAGTGGGCAGGCTATCGATCAAGGCTGCCACTCCGTGGTGGTGTCCGGGCAGTTTAAAACCTATAGAAGCGCCAAGGCTGCTGGGGGCAAGCTTAGGCTATATGTTAACGGTGTCGAGGTAGATTCCACCCCCCTGACGACACCCCCTGAGCTGAGCAACAATCTTTCGGTTCCCACCTATCTGGGATACCCTCCCAGTGCAGAAAAACGCTTTCCGGGTAACTTGGGGCGGCCGGTGATAGTCAGTGTCGATATCAATAAAGACCCGGCCTTTGATGCTAAAACGCTAGACCAGGAGGTCTGTAGCCGTTAG